A region from the Nonlabens sp. YIK11 genome encodes:
- a CDS encoding acetyl-CoA C-acyltransferase yields the protein MRKVVIVSYARTPIGSFLGALSSVPATQLGSIAIKGAMDKIQLDPKHVQEVFMGHVVQANTGQSPAKQASLGAGISNNVPATAVNKVCASGMKSIILAAQSIALGDQDVVIAGGMENMSQIPHYLHLRNPQKFGPATMVDGMQRDGLVDAYDQQAMGVCADLCATENGFTREDQDQFAIQSYERSAAAWKAGKFKDEVVPVAVKQRRGDDIVVDTDEEFTNVKMDKIPSLRAAFTKDGTVTAANASTINDGAAAIILMSEEKAKELNIQPLASIVSYADASVEPERFTTAPSKALPKALKKAQLELKDMDYIELNEAFAVVGLANMKLLGIKDTNVNVYGGAVSLGHPLGCSGTRIVTTLLSTLKNEGGKLGAAAICNGGGGASAIVIESYN from the coding sequence ATGAGAAAAGTAGTAATAGTTTCATATGCACGTACGCCTATAGGCAGTTTTTTGGGAGCACTAAGTTCTGTCCCAGCGACGCAATTAGGCTCTATAGCAATTAAAGGTGCAATGGACAAGATTCAACTAGACCCTAAGCATGTTCAAGAAGTCTTCATGGGCCATGTAGTGCAGGCAAACACAGGTCAATCACCAGCAAAGCAAGCTTCACTGGGCGCAGGTATTTCTAATAATGTTCCTGCTACTGCTGTCAATAAAGTATGTGCCAGTGGTATGAAATCAATCATACTAGCTGCCCAATCAATAGCATTAGGCGATCAGGATGTCGTAATAGCTGGTGGTATGGAAAATATGAGCCAGATTCCTCACTATTTGCATTTGAGAAACCCACAGAAATTTGGCCCAGCGACCATGGTAGATGGAATGCAACGCGATGGGCTTGTAGATGCCTATGATCAACAGGCCATGGGCGTTTGTGCAGATTTATGCGCAACGGAAAATGGTTTTACACGTGAAGATCAAGATCAATTTGCGATCCAGTCATATGAAAGATCTGCAGCTGCATGGAAAGCTGGTAAGTTTAAGGATGAAGTGGTTCCCGTTGCTGTAAAACAACGTAGAGGTGACGACATCGTTGTGGATACTGATGAGGAATTCACCAATGTAAAAATGGACAAGATCCCATCACTTAGAGCTGCATTTACAAAGGATGGAACAGTCACTGCAGCAAATGCCAGTACCATTAATGACGGTGCCGCTGCTATAATCCTTATGAGTGAAGAAAAAGCAAAAGAATTAAACATTCAACCACTCGCTAGCATAGTAAGTTATGCCGATGCATCTGTAGAACCAGAGCGTTTTACCACAGCGCCGTCAAAAGCCTTGCCCAAAGCACTTAAAAAGGCACAGCTAGAATTGAAGGACATGGATTACATAGAACTTAATGAAGCTTTTGCTGTTGTTGGTTTGGCAAACATGAAATTACTGGGTATTAAGGATACCAACGTCAATGTGTACGGTGGCGCGGTATCTCTAGGACATCCTTTAGGGTGCAGTGGTACTAGGATCGTAACTACACTTTTGAGTACCCTTAAAAACGAAGGTGGCAAATTAGGAGCTGCTGCTATTTGCAACGGCGGCGGCGGTGCATCTGCGATAGTCATAGAGTCTTACAATTGA
- a CDS encoding C40 family peptidase has protein sequence MKYGICPISIAPMREEPSDKSEMVSQILYGEVCKVLEQRKKWSRIRLSNDDYEGWVDNKQYQEISEIDYTNLSSKKNIAFAKDPITTVTHADQTISSIIMGSQVSSAEFLGDSYSFNAVTTPGAIDNKSALIDDALLLLNTPYLWGGRSFMGIDCSGFTQLIYKLNGYFLSRDASDQAKHGEVLSFIEESDPGDLAFFDNSEGQITHVGMIMKDNYIIHAHGKVRIDRLDQTGIFNLDTSSHSHKLRMIKKIL, from the coding sequence ATGAAATACGGTATTTGTCCCATATCCATCGCTCCCATGCGAGAGGAACCCAGCGATAAGAGCGAGATGGTTTCTCAAATCTTATATGGCGAGGTCTGTAAAGTACTGGAACAACGCAAGAAATGGTCACGTATTCGATTAAGCAACGATGATTATGAAGGTTGGGTGGACAACAAGCAGTATCAAGAAATCTCAGAAATTGATTATACAAATCTGAGTAGTAAGAAGAATATCGCTTTCGCGAAAGATCCTATCACCACCGTCACTCATGCAGACCAAACCATTAGTTCCATTATCATGGGTTCTCAAGTGTCGTCGGCAGAATTTTTGGGAGACAGCTATTCCTTCAATGCTGTTACGACTCCTGGGGCTATAGATAACAAATCCGCATTAATTGACGATGCATTGTTGCTACTCAATACACCCTACTTATGGGGTGGACGCAGCTTCATGGGAATAGACTGTAGTGGGTTCACCCAATTGATATATAAGCTCAACGGTTATTTTTTATCCCGAGATGCCAGTGATCAAGCCAAACATGGAGAAGTCCTAAGTTTCATTGAAGAATCAGACCCTGGAGACTTGGCATTCTTTGACAATTCTGAAGGTCAAATCACCCATGTCGGAATGATAATGAAAGATAACTATATCATTCATGCCCATGGCAAAGTCAGGATTGACCGATTAGATCAAACAGGCATCTTCAATTTAGATACTTCCAGCCATTCCCATAAGCTGAGAATGATTAAAAAGATTCTATAA
- a CDS encoding tetratricopeptide repeat protein: MKYKFLIMGLAISSIAFAQKKEIRKIEKALEKGDYQEVSSVFSEIDENEVEDKYQADYTFYKAVTMIGNPGNPKASGGELTESISTIDRAKELGYGNDEYISIYKQAAKAAIFAEAQKLLKKGDQKGALGNVVFLTKLNPEDQSMRLNAADLAYRIGDFEVAKTNYEKLMSEDYTGIEKTFIATNVDTNEEEVFPNKQAADFAVISQKFKDSKVELSKSKLGTLVTNLAWMYKNDGELEKAKTLFSDAQAKYPNDESLKLASADIYLLLGMNDEYEKAISKLNNNITDPKVFENLGIAAGEKENWDQAIDYYKKSIELNPDNYVVQNNIAVAYIQKGNLEETTAAEQKDLYMSAAEHYEKVLELKPDMDSAKQTLISIYKSFKMDDKAAALEAGN, encoded by the coding sequence ATGAAATATAAATTTTTAATAATGGGTCTGGCAATTTCTAGTATTGCCTTTGCCCAGAAAAAGGAGATTAGAAAAATAGAAAAGGCCTTAGAAAAAGGCGATTATCAAGAGGTTTCATCAGTGTTTTCTGAAATTGATGAAAACGAGGTTGAAGATAAGTATCAAGCAGATTATACTTTCTATAAAGCCGTCACAATGATAGGGAACCCGGGAAATCCAAAAGCATCTGGCGGTGAATTGACAGAATCTATCTCAACAATTGATAGAGCAAAAGAGTTAGGTTACGGCAACGATGAATACATTTCAATTTATAAGCAAGCTGCAAAAGCTGCCATTTTTGCTGAAGCACAAAAATTACTGAAAAAAGGTGACCAAAAAGGTGCTCTTGGGAATGTAGTATTCTTGACTAAACTTAATCCTGAAGACCAATCAATGAGACTAAATGCAGCTGATCTTGCTTACCGTATTGGTGATTTTGAGGTTGCAAAGACTAATTATGAAAAGCTAATGTCTGAAGATTATACTGGTATAGAGAAAACGTTTATCGCAACAAACGTGGATACCAACGAAGAAGAGGTTTTTCCTAATAAACAAGCAGCAGATTTTGCAGTTATTTCACAAAAATTCAAGGATTCAAAAGTTGAATTATCAAAATCGAAATTAGGTACTTTGGTTACTAACTTAGCATGGATGTATAAGAACGATGGAGAGTTAGAAAAGGCTAAAACGCTTTTCAGTGATGCTCAAGCCAAATATCCAAATGATGAAAGTTTAAAATTGGCCTCTGCCGATATTTACTTGCTACTCGGAATGAATGATGAGTATGAAAAAGCTATTTCTAAATTAAATAACAATATAACTGATCCAAAGGTTTTTGAAAATCTAGGAATTGCGGCAGGTGAAAAAGAAAATTGGGATCAAGCTATCGACTACTACAAAAAAAGTATTGAATTGAACCCTGACAATTATGTCGTTCAAAATAATATTGCCGTAGCCTATATTCAAAAAGGGAACCTAGAGGAAACTACTGCTGCTGAGCAGAAAGACTTATATATGAGTGCTGCCGAACACTATGAAAAAGTATTAGAGCTCAAGCCAGACATGGATTCAGCAAAACAAACTTTGATAAGTATTTACAAATCTTTTAAAATGGACGATAAAGCTGCTGCATTAGAAGCTGGTAATTAG
- the gyrA gene encoding DNA gyrase subunit A: MADGEKLIPINIEDEMKSAYIDYSMSVIVSRALPDVRDGLKPVHRRVLYGMYELGVLSNRGYKKSARIVGEVLGKYHPHGDTSVYDTMVRMAQEWSLRYMLVDGQGNFGSVDGDPPAAMRYTEARMRKISEELLADIDKETVDTQLNFDDTLSEPTVLPTKVPNLLVNGASGIAVGMATNMPPHNLTEVVDGTIAYIDNNDIEIDELMQHIKAPDFPTGGIIYGYDGVKDAMHTGRGRVKIRGRVRIEDVKGRECIIVDELPYQVNKADMIKKTADLINDKKLDGIASIRDESDRKGMRIVYVLKRDAIPNIVVNTLYKHTVLQSSFSVNNIALVNGRPEMLNVKEMIHHFVEHRHEVVVRRTTYELRKAEERAHILEGLIIASDNIDEVIKIIRGSSNGEEARENLIKRFELSEIQARAIVEMRLRQLTGLEQDKLRTEYNELLITIADLKDILEKKERRMEIIKEELAEIREKYGDERRSQIEYAGGDLSIEDMIPDEQVVITISHAGYIKRTSLTEYKTQNRGGVGQKASTTRDEDFLEDIFVGTNHQYMLFFTEKGKCFWMRVFEIPEGSRTSKGRAIQNLINIEQDDNVKAVICTQDIKDEEYINSHYVIMCTKKGVVKKTSLEQYSRPRTNGINAITVRDGDTLLEAKLTTGDSQIMLGLKSGKAIRFDESKTRPMGRNASGVRGIRLANEKDEVIGMVAVNDMDSEILVVSEKGYGKRSSLEDYRETNRGGKGVKTISVTAKTGGLVALKNVTDDDDLMIINKSGVAIRINVSDLRVMGRATQGVRLINLKGDDSIAAVAKVANEDDENDDETLEEETSSEATEDGITLAADDSEE; the protein is encoded by the coding sequence ATGGCAGATGGAGAAAAGTTAATCCCAATTAATATTGAGGATGAGATGAAGTCAGCGTACATCGATTATTCGATGTCGGTCATAGTGTCACGAGCACTGCCAGATGTGCGAGACGGCTTGAAACCCGTGCACAGACGAGTGCTTTATGGAATGTATGAATTGGGAGTTCTATCCAATCGTGGTTATAAAAAAAGTGCAAGAATCGTAGGTGAGGTCCTAGGGAAATATCACCCACATGGTGATACATCGGTTTATGATACCATGGTGCGCATGGCACAAGAATGGTCTTTGAGATACATGCTTGTGGATGGGCAAGGAAACTTTGGTAGTGTGGATGGCGATCCGCCGGCAGCCATGCGATATACAGAAGCTCGCATGCGAAAGATTTCTGAAGAGTTGCTTGCTGATATTGATAAGGAAACGGTAGACACCCAACTTAACTTTGACGATACGTTGTCAGAGCCTACAGTTCTACCTACCAAAGTACCTAATCTTCTAGTCAATGGTGCCAGTGGTATCGCCGTTGGTATGGCGACCAATATGCCACCACACAACCTTACTGAGGTTGTAGATGGAACCATAGCCTACATTGATAACAACGATATTGAGATCGATGAGTTGATGCAGCACATCAAGGCGCCAGATTTCCCAACTGGTGGAATCATCTATGGATATGATGGTGTGAAGGACGCCATGCATACGGGTCGTGGACGCGTTAAGATACGTGGTCGTGTTAGAATTGAAGATGTCAAAGGACGCGAGTGCATCATCGTTGATGAATTGCCATATCAGGTCAACAAAGCTGATATGATCAAAAAAACTGCAGACCTTATTAATGATAAGAAGCTGGATGGTATCGCCTCTATTAGAGATGAATCTGATAGAAAAGGGATGCGTATCGTTTATGTGCTTAAACGCGATGCTATTCCTAACATCGTTGTGAATACGCTTTACAAGCATACTGTGCTTCAATCGTCTTTCAGTGTTAACAATATTGCATTGGTAAACGGTCGTCCAGAAATGCTCAACGTTAAGGAGATGATCCACCATTTTGTGGAGCATCGCCACGAGGTGGTTGTACGACGCACCACTTATGAATTGCGCAAAGCAGAAGAGCGTGCTCATATTCTTGAGGGACTCATTATCGCAAGTGATAATATTGACGAGGTGATCAAAATCATTAGAGGTAGTTCTAATGGTGAAGAGGCCCGCGAGAACCTTATCAAGAGATTTGAGCTGTCTGAAATTCAGGCACGAGCCATTGTAGAAATGCGTTTACGTCAATTGACAGGTCTGGAACAAGACAAATTGCGTACAGAATACAATGAGCTGTTAATTACCATTGCAGACCTTAAGGATATTTTAGAGAAGAAGGAACGCAGAATGGAAATCATCAAGGAAGAGCTCGCAGAAATACGCGAGAAGTACGGCGATGAGAGAAGATCACAAATTGAATACGCAGGTGGTGACTTGAGTATTGAGGATATGATTCCTGATGAGCAGGTGGTCATCACCATCTCACATGCTGGATATATCAAGAGAACCAGCCTAACCGAATACAAAACCCAAAACCGCGGTGGTGTTGGTCAAAAGGCAAGTACCACAAGAGATGAAGACTTCTTGGAAGATATTTTTGTTGGGACCAACCACCAGTACATGCTCTTCTTTACAGAGAAAGGAAAGTGTTTCTGGATGCGAGTCTTTGAAATACCAGAAGGTAGTCGTACTTCAAAAGGAAGAGCGATACAAAACTTGATCAATATTGAACAGGATGATAATGTAAAAGCCGTTATCTGTACTCAAGATATCAAAGATGAAGAGTATATCAATAGTCACTATGTCATAATGTGTACTAAAAAGGGTGTGGTCAAAAAAACCTCGCTAGAACAGTACTCTAGACCAAGAACTAACGGTATCAATGCCATTACCGTGCGTGATGGTGATACATTATTAGAGGCCAAATTGACTACCGGCGATAGCCAGATCATGTTAGGTCTTAAGAGTGGTAAAGCCATTCGATTTGACGAGTCAAAAACCCGTCCTATGGGTAGAAATGCCAGTGGAGTGCGTGGTATAAGACTTGCCAATGAGAAGGATGAGGTTATAGGAATGGTTGCAGTGAACGATATGGATTCAGAGATTCTTGTGGTTTCAGAGAAAGGATATGGTAAGCGTTCCAGCCTGGAGGATTACAGAGAGACCAATCGTGGTGGTAAAGGAGTTAAAACCATTTCCGTTACTGCAAAAACTGGAGGGTTGGTAGCGCTTAAAAACGTAACTGACGATGATGATCTTATGATTATCAACAAATCTGGTGTTGCGATTCGTATCAACGTTTCAGATCTTAGAGTAATGGGTCGTGCAACCCAAGGTGTACGATTAATCAATCTTAAAGGTGATGATAGTATTGCCGCTGTCGCGAAAGTTGCCAATGAAGATGATGAGAACGATGATGAAACATTAGAAGAAGAAACATCCTCAGAAGCAACGGAAGATGGCATAACCCTTGCAGCTGATGACAGTGAAGAATAA
- a CDS encoding ATP-dependent Clp protease ATP-binding subunit, which produces MDDNFSPRVKDVIAYSKEEALRLGHDFIGTEHLMLGLLRDGDGKAIEILNNLSVDLDHLRKKVEILSPANPGSSTTINEKKNLHLTRQAERALKTTFLEAKLFQSTSINTAHLLLCILRNENDPTTKLLNKLRVDYDGVKEEFKVLLSQSDDNYEDPLASSFSDDAEDMKDDGKENLFSPSGDKKTNKKSKTPVLDNFGRDLTRMAEEDKLDPVVGRAEEIQRVSQILSRRKKNNPLLIGEPGVGKSAIAEGLALRIIQRKVSRILYDKRVITLDLASLVAGTKYRGQFEERMKAVMNELEKNEDIILFIDEIHTIVGAGGAAGSLDASNMFKPALARGEIQCIGATTLDEYRNSIEKDGALERRFQKVMVEPTNVEETIEILNNIKEKYEDHHNVSYTDEAIAACVKLTSRYMTDRFLPDKAIDALDEAGSRIHIANIEVPQQILDLEKQLEDVKHEKNNVVKKQKYEQAAKLRDDEKKLEKALAEAQEEWHEASKLQRDTVTEENVAEVVSMMTGIPVNRIATKEMKKLKDLDNTITDLVIGQDKAVKQVVKAIQRNRAGLKDPNKPIGSFIFLGQTGVGKTQLAKVLAKELFDSENSLIRVDMSEYMEKFAISRLIGAPPGYVGYEEGGQLTEKVRRKPYSVILLDEIEKAHPDVFNMLLQVLDDGYLTDSLGRKIDFRNSIIIMTSNIGARKLKDFGSGVGFGTAAQKSAEMDNARGVIEGALKKTFAPEFLNRIDDVIIFNALEREDIHKIIDIELAKLFSRIDDLGYNLKLSDKAKDYIADKGFDKQYGARPLKRAIQKYIEDALAEEIVNSQLEEGDSIFMDLDEKTNELTVNIEKAKESTE; this is translated from the coding sequence ATGGACGATAATTTTTCACCAAGAGTCAAAGACGTGATCGCCTACAGCAAGGAAGAAGCCCTGCGATTGGGACACGATTTTATAGGAACTGAACATTTAATGCTAGGATTGTTGCGCGATGGAGATGGAAAAGCCATTGAAATTCTCAACAACTTATCTGTTGATCTGGATCACCTGCGTAAAAAGGTTGAGATTCTCAGCCCGGCAAACCCAGGATCAAGCACTACCATAAATGAAAAGAAAAACCTGCATTTGACCAGACAGGCAGAGCGTGCGCTTAAAACCACGTTTCTGGAAGCAAAACTTTTTCAAAGTACGTCGATCAACACGGCGCATCTACTGTTGTGCATTTTACGCAATGAGAATGACCCGACGACTAAGCTGCTCAACAAGCTTAGAGTAGATTATGATGGAGTCAAGGAAGAGTTTAAGGTATTACTTTCTCAAAGCGATGACAATTATGAAGATCCTCTAGCTTCATCCTTTAGTGATGACGCAGAAGACATGAAGGATGATGGCAAAGAGAATTTATTTTCACCATCTGGAGATAAGAAAACGAACAAAAAATCCAAAACACCTGTATTGGATAACTTTGGGCGTGACCTTACCCGTATGGCAGAAGAAGACAAACTGGATCCAGTAGTAGGCCGTGCCGAAGAAATACAGCGTGTTTCCCAGATCCTGAGCCGTCGTAAAAAGAATAACCCATTACTTATAGGAGAACCTGGAGTTGGTAAAAGCGCCATTGCAGAAGGTCTTGCACTACGCATCATTCAACGTAAGGTTTCTAGGATTCTTTATGACAAGCGAGTGATCACTCTTGATCTTGCGAGTCTTGTAGCTGGAACAAAATATCGTGGCCAGTTTGAAGAGCGTATGAAAGCGGTGATGAATGAGCTTGAAAAGAATGAAGATATCATTCTGTTTATTGATGAAATTCATACCATCGTTGGAGCTGGTGGTGCGGCTGGATCGTTAGATGCGAGCAACATGTTCAAACCTGCATTAGCACGTGGCGAGATTCAATGTATTGGTGCCACGACGCTTGATGAGTATCGTAACAGCATCGAAAAAGATGGAGCACTAGAACGTCGTTTCCAGAAGGTAATGGTGGAACCTACTAACGTTGAAGAGACGATTGAGATACTTAACAACATCAAGGAAAAGTATGAAGATCACCACAATGTAAGCTACACTGACGAGGCTATTGCAGCCTGTGTCAAGTTGACCAGCAGATACATGACAGACCGATTTCTGCCAGACAAAGCTATTGATGCCTTGGATGAGGCTGGATCACGCATTCACATTGCAAATATTGAAGTTCCGCAGCAAATTCTGGATCTTGAAAAACAACTGGAAGATGTCAAGCATGAGAAAAACAATGTGGTCAAAAAGCAGAAATATGAGCAAGCTGCCAAACTAAGAGACGACGAGAAAAAGCTTGAAAAAGCCCTCGCCGAGGCTCAAGAAGAATGGCATGAAGCTTCAAAACTACAGCGTGATACCGTAACCGAAGAGAACGTTGCTGAAGTGGTAAGCATGATGACAGGAATACCTGTGAATCGTATTGCTACTAAAGAAATGAAGAAACTTAAGGATCTTGATAATACCATAACCGATTTAGTGATAGGTCAGGACAAAGCTGTGAAGCAAGTGGTTAAAGCCATACAGCGTAACCGCGCTGGATTGAAAGATCCTAACAAGCCTATCGGTTCCTTTATCTTCTTAGGACAAACTGGTGTTGGTAAAACGCAGCTTGCAAAAGTTCTTGCCAAGGAATTATTTGATTCCGAAAACTCACTCATCAGAGTGGACATGAGCGAGTACATGGAGAAATTTGCCATATCTCGTTTGATAGGTGCACCTCCAGGATATGTAGGTTATGAAGAAGGTGGACAACTTACCGAGAAAGTTCGTAGAAAGCCATACTCTGTCATCCTTCTGGACGAGATTGAAAAAGCGCATCCAGATGTATTCAACATGTTGTTGCAGGTACTTGATGATGGATACTTGACAGATAGCTTAGGTAGAAAAATTGACTTTAGAAACTCGATCATTATCATGACCTCAAATATTGGGGCTAGAAAATTGAAGGACTTCGGTTCTGGTGTAGGGTTTGGTACCGCAGCGCAAAAATCTGCAGAGATGGATAACGCTCGTGGTGTGATTGAAGGTGCTTTGAAAAAGACCTTTGCTCCAGAATTCTTGAATAGGATTGATGATGTGATTATTTTCAATGCTTTAGAACGTGAGGATATCCATAAAATCATTGATATTGAATTGGCGAAATTATTCTCTCGCATAGATGATCTAGGCTATAACTTGAAGCTAAGTGACAAAGCCAAAGATTACATTGCAGACAAAGGTTTTGACAAACAATATGGTGCACGACCATTAAAAAGAGCGATACAGAAATATATTGAAGACGCTCTAGCCGAAGAAATCGTGAACAGCCAGTTGGAAGAAGGCGATTCCATCTTCATGGATCTTGATGAGAAAACCAACGAGCTTACCGTGAATATTGAAAAGGCAAAAGAGTCTACAGAGTAA
- a CDS encoding bifunctional ADP-dependent NAD(P)H-hydrate dehydratase/NAD(P)H-hydrate epimerase, translated as MKILTAAQLAEADQATLKSQNISSIDLMERVSTLVFNKIHERLNGAPVQVKIFCGIGNNGGDGLAIARHMIQHGYHVTTYVTNCSKKRSKDFLVNYDKIKEVTKDWPILLDCEEDIPEISPEDIVIDAIFGIGLNRPVQGWMASLFNRINDSGAFTVSIDMPSGLFSDTAQPADSAVIQADHTFTFNSPKLSFFLKDTGNYTGTFEVLNIGLDPTFIHQADPAAMLITSESAQNIYRPRKKFSHKGDYGHVLVMAGSKGKIGAALLAATAAINSGAGKVTAYVPSCGNDILQSSVPEVMTIADSGMDQLNDFKTDLEKYTLCIGPGIGTSDEVVSAFAKAIKLQSSPVLIDADGINILAANSELLKDVPAKSILTPHDGELERLLGSWDSSMERLDKAREFSKQHDVILVLKGAHSITIYKNHMYINYSGNAGMATAGSGDVLSGIISSLMAQSYDPLMAAVFGTYIHGASGDIAAQTYAHEGLRAGIISNFVGPAILQLFRQEKQQQ; from the coding sequence ATGAAAATTCTTACGGCTGCACAACTCGCAGAAGCCGATCAGGCTACCCTCAAATCCCAGAACATTTCAAGTATAGATCTTATGGAGCGTGTGTCCACGCTGGTATTCAATAAGATTCATGAGCGTTTGAATGGAGCTCCAGTACAGGTCAAGATTTTTTGTGGTATAGGGAATAATGGCGGTGATGGACTTGCCATAGCGCGCCACATGATACAGCATGGTTATCATGTGACCACCTATGTGACCAACTGCAGCAAGAAACGTTCTAAGGATTTTCTGGTTAATTATGACAAGATCAAAGAGGTCACAAAGGACTGGCCCATTTTGCTGGATTGCGAGGAGGATATTCCCGAAATTAGCCCCGAAGATATTGTGATCGACGCCATTTTTGGAATAGGCCTTAACCGACCTGTACAAGGCTGGATGGCGAGTCTATTCAACCGCATTAATGATTCTGGTGCGTTTACGGTAAGTATTGATATGCCTAGCGGTTTATTTTCTGATACGGCACAGCCGGCAGATTCTGCCGTGATTCAAGCAGATCATACATTTACCTTCAACAGTCCTAAGCTGAGTTTCTTTTTGAAGGATACCGGAAATTACACCGGCACTTTTGAAGTGCTCAACATAGGTTTGGATCCTACATTTATCCATCAGGCAGATCCTGCAGCCATGTTGATCACGAGCGAGTCTGCACAAAACATCTATCGACCACGTAAGAAGTTTTCACACAAAGGAGATTATGGTCATGTGCTTGTAATGGCAGGCAGCAAGGGAAAAATAGGCGCTGCCCTGCTGGCAGCAACAGCAGCCATCAATAGTGGCGCTGGTAAGGTGACGGCATACGTGCCGTCTTGCGGGAATGACATCCTTCAATCTTCAGTTCCAGAGGTCATGACAATTGCAGATTCTGGTATGGATCAATTGAACGATTTCAAAACGGATCTAGAGAAATATACCTTATGTATAGGTCCTGGGATAGGGACAAGTGATGAGGTGGTTTCCGCTTTCGCGAAAGCGATTAAACTTCAATCCTCACCAGTCCTCATTGACGCCGATGGTATCAATATCCTTGCGGCAAATAGCGAATTGCTAAAGGATGTGCCGGCCAAATCCATTTTGACACCTCATGATGGTGAACTAGAACGACTGTTGGGCTCCTGGGATTCCAGTATGGAACGATTGGACAAGGCGCGAGAATTTTCTAAGCAACACGATGTAATCCTCGTCCTTAAAGGTGCGCATAGCATTACCATTTATAAGAATCATATGTACATTAATTATTCGGGTAATGCTGGTATGGCAACTGCTGGTAGCGGTGATGTTCTTTCTGGGATTATCAGTTCCTTAATGGCCCAGAGTTATGATCCATTGATGGCGGCCGTTTTTGGCACATACATCCACGGTGCATCTGGTGACATCGCAGCGCAGACTTATGCTCATGAAGGATTGCGTGCTGGAATTATTTCCAATTTTGTTGGGCCAGCTATTTTGCAACTCTTCCGTCAGGAAAAGCAGCAGCAGTAA
- the gcvT gene encoding glycine cleavage system aminomethyltransferase GcvT, whose protein sequence is MKNTALTNVHQALGAKMVPFAGYNMPVQYEGVTIEHHTVRNDVGVFDVSHMGEFIVSGPKALELIQKVSANDASKLVIGRAQYSYLPNETGGIVDDLLIYKIKDEQYLLVVNASNIEKDWNHISKYNESIGADLRDLSDDYSLLAIQGPKAVEAMQSLTDIDLSAIKYYHFEVAAFAKAEHVIISATGYTGSGGFEIYCKNSEVEQIWNSVLEAGKSYGIKPIGLAARDTLRLEMGFCLYGNDIDDTTSPIEAGLGWVTKFTKDFVNSEHLADQKENGVHRKLVGFTMDEKGIPRGGYNITDPEGNPIGMVTSGTMSPSLNVGLGLGYVPSSLGIPDSKIFIQIRKKLVPATVVKLPFYKS, encoded by the coding sequence ATGAAAAACACCGCTCTCACTAATGTTCATCAAGCGCTAGGTGCAAAAATGGTTCCTTTTGCAGGATACAATATGCCGGTACAATATGAAGGCGTGACCATTGAACATCACACCGTGCGCAATGATGTAGGCGTCTTTGATGTGTCCCACATGGGTGAGTTTATCGTTAGTGGTCCCAAAGCCCTGGAATTGATCCAAAAAGTATCTGCAAACGATGCTTCAAAATTGGTTATAGGTAGAGCTCAATATTCTTATTTACCTAATGAAACTGGCGGCATCGTTGATGATTTACTTATTTACAAGATAAAAGACGAGCAATACCTACTCGTCGTCAACGCCTCTAATATAGAGAAGGACTGGAATCATATCTCAAAATACAACGAAAGCATAGGTGCAGATTTGAGAGATTTAAGTGATGATTATTCACTGCTTGCCATTCAAGGGCCCAAAGCGGTTGAGGCAATGCAGTCGTTGACAGACATTGATCTTTCTGCCATAAAGTATTATCATTTTGAAGTTGCCGCTTTCGCGAAAGCGGAACACGTCATCATCAGCGCCACAGGATACACTGGTAGCGGTGGATTTGAAATTTACTGCAAGAATAGTGAGGTGGAACAAATATGGAATAGTGTGCTGGAAGCAGGTAAAAGCTATGGCATCAAACCCATAGGACTTGCTGCAAGAGATACACTGCGACTTGAAATGGGCTTTTGTCTATATGGAAATGATATAGACGACACTACAAGTCCCATAGAAGCTGGGCTAGGTTGGGTAACTAAATTCACCAAGGACTTCGTTAATTCTGAACATCTTGCAGACCAAAAAGAAAACGGTGTACATCGCAAACTCGTAGGTTTTACCATGGATGAGAAAGGCATACCTCGCGGTGGATACAATATCACAGATCCTGAGGGCAACCCTATAGGAATGGTAACCAGCGGTACCATGTCGCCTTCTCTAAATGTCGGATTGGGATTGGGCTACGTACCTTCATCTCTAGGTATTCCTGACAGTAAAATCTTTATACAGATACGCAAGAAATTAGTGCCTGCGACCGTTGTAAAACTTCCTTTCTACAAATCGTAA